A genomic window from Melanotaenia boesemani isolate fMelBoe1 chromosome 15, fMelBoe1.pri, whole genome shotgun sequence includes:
- the slc46a3 gene encoding solute carrier family 46 member 3, which translates to MKGLYLVEPVVALYAFSSFLIYPLVQQYVYRRLWQQLTNTTYPISSNTSRCVATNSSSNHTNIHEEVQRQASLFSLYSELLSTIPSLIVTLMLVAYSDQGGRKITIVMPLIGALIYSSTFLTVSYFELNIYLLICSSFLSSLFGGLGTFLGGCFAYIADLSKNEHQKTLRMAGVDMMIGLLSGVGAISTGYFLRAAGFNWPFFTSALCLCLTLLYSIFILEETVKKAPTDGDTLNGSPQCPAIKQVISGIYQVFAGTSCRCRTVLTLLMIIFTSFSFAYIGGISLVTLYELNEPLCWSEILIGYGSALSTTVFLISFVGVSAFTYCGVPQLVIVMLGILSVMSGMILLAFAKTTALMFIVRVPMLLSIMPFPVLRSMMSKIISKSEQGALFACLSFLESLTNNVSSAVFNSIYAATVAWYPGFVFLLSAGLCAIPLSVLGVVALIGSDVTSEAKRPETFFTEEEIHVEDEDDNSPLLS; encoded by the exons ATGAAGGGCCTTTACCTTGTCGAGCCTGTTGTGGCCCTGTATGCTTTTAGCAGTTTTCTCATCTATCCACTTGTGCAGCAGTATGTGTACCGGAGGCTTTGGCAGCAGCTGACAAACACCACCTATCCCATCTCTAGCAACACATCCAGATGTGTAGCAactaacagcagcagcaaccacacAAACATTCATGAG GAAGTTCAGAGGCAAGCatctcttttttccctttactCAGAGCTCCTCTCCACAATCCCATCTTTGATTGTCACTCTCATGCTGGTGGCCTATAGCGACCAGGGTGGACGCAAGATCACCATCGTTATGCCTTTGATCGGCGCCTTGATCTACTCCTCAACCTTCCTGACTGTGTCCTACTTTGAACTCAACATTTACTTGCTCATCTGTTCCTCATTTCTCAGCTCTCTGTTTGGTGGCCTAGGCACATTTTTGGGGGGCTGCTTTGCCTACATAGCAGACTTGTCCAAGAATGAGCATCAGAAGACTTTACGGATGGCTGGAGTGGACATGATGATTGGTCTGTTGTCTGGAGTTGGTGCAATATCAACAGGCTATTTTCTGAGAGCTGCAGGGTTTAACTGGCCATTCTTTACCTCTGCATTGTGCTTGTGTCTGACCCTATTATATTCAATTTTCATCCTGGAAGAGACGGTGAAGAAGGCTCCCACAGATGGAGACACACTAAATGGGTCTCCCCAGTGCCCTGCAATAAAACAAGTGATCTCTGGAATCTATCAGGTTTTTGCTGGGACCAGTTGCAGGTGTAGAACTGTTTTAACCCTCCTAATGATCATCTTTACCAGCTTCTCCTTTGCATATATAGGAGGCATCTCCTTGGTGACACTGTATGAGCTCAATGAGCCACTGTGCTGGAGTGAGATTTTGATCGGCTATGGCTCAGCACTGTCTACCACagtgtttcttatcagttttGTGGGGGTATCGGCGTTCACATACTGTGGCGTTCCACAACTGGTCATTGTTATGCTGGGGATTCTGTCTGTCATGTCTGGCATGATCCTGCTGGCATTTGCAAAGACCACTGCACTGATGTTTATAG TGAGAGTGCCAATGCTTCTGTCGATCATGCCTTTCCCTGTTCTGCGCTCCATGATGTCAAAGATCATCTCAAAGTCTGAGCAGG gagCCCTGTTTGCCTGTCTTTCCTTTTTGGAGAGTTTAACTAACAACGTGTCATCTGCAGTCTTCAACAGTATTTATGCTGCTACAGTAGCATGGTACCCCGGCTTTGTATTCCTTTTGTCTGCAGGACTCTGTGCCATTCCTTTATCTGTCCTTGG CGTGGTGGCTTTGATTGGATCGGATGTCACCAGTGAGGCCAAAAGGCCAGAGACTTTCTTCACAGAGGAAGAGATCCATGTCGAGGATGAGGATGACAACAGTCCTCTTCTTAGCTGA